The Bacteroidota bacterium genome window below encodes:
- a CDS encoding thymidylate synthase, with amino-acid sequence MITFNGKSADEVWKKIVREMLDDNTNITDSRLGSTKEILHAGITFENPRDRWIFSRKPSLNPAFALAEVVWIVNGKSNANFLNFWNSSLPNFAGNVKNYYGAYGSRLRDYNGIDQLERAYKALSNNSKTRQVVLQIWNPSKDLPFETGRPRSKDIPCNICSIPKVRDNKLEWMQVLRSNDIFLGVPYNFVQFTYLQEVLAGWLGIELGTYNQLSDSLHVYEKDFKNLLLSSEEFKKNPKIDSNLDSIAIDKKNSEKLFNQLESICNQLIFTKVTSKEVLEIIKWKNATESFRNILLIITSEFARRKGLDYLIEEILSNCSNPVLLFLWENWYKRFKEQKIIT; translated from the coding sequence ATGATAACTTTTAATGGAAAGTCGGCTGACGAAGTCTGGAAAAAAATTGTTCGTGAGATGTTGGATGATAATACAAATATTACGGATAGTAGGTTAGGTTCAACCAAGGAAATATTACATGCAGGGATCACATTTGAAAATCCAAGAGACAGGTGGATATTTTCTCGCAAACCCTCTTTGAATCCAGCTTTTGCACTTGCTGAAGTTGTATGGATAGTAAATGGAAAATCTAATGCGAATTTTCTTAATTTTTGGAATAGTAGTCTGCCAAATTTTGCTGGAAATGTAAAAAATTATTATGGTGCATATGGGTCACGATTGAGAGATTATAATGGTATTGATCAATTAGAACGTGCATACAAAGCTCTTTCAAATAATAGTAAAACTAGGCAAGTTGTACTACAAATCTGGAATCCCTCAAAGGATTTACCTTTTGAAACTGGCAGACCGCGTAGTAAAGATATTCCCTGTAATATCTGCAGTATTCCTAAAGTAAGAGACAACAAGCTGGAATGGATGCAAGTATTAAGGAGCAATGATATATTTTTAGGAGTTCCCTATAATTTTGTTCAATTTACTTATTTACAAGAAGTCCTTGCTGGATGGCTTGGAATAGAACTAGGAACATATAATCAGCTTAGTGACAGTTTACATGTATATGAAAAGGATTTTAAAAATCTATTATTATCTTCTGAAGAATTTAAAAAAAATCCCAAGATTGATTCTAATTTAGACTCAATTGCTATAGATAAAAAAAATTCAGAAAAGCTATTTAACCAATTAGAAAGCATTTGTAATCAGTTAATTTTTACCAAAGTTACGTCTAAAGAAGTTTTGGAAATAATAAAATGGAAAAATGCTACGGAATCATTTAGAAATATACTTTTAATAATAACTAGTGAATTTGCTCGAAGAAAAGGACTGGATTATTTAATTGAAGAAATCCTATCGAATTGTTCTAATCCTGTTTTATTATTTTTGTGGGAAAATTGGTATAAGCGATTTAAGGAACAAAAAATCATCACTTAA
- a CDS encoding tyrosine-type recombinase/integrase: MASLYKIKGRKTFYLSYRLNNKNKVINTNIPLNKKNLAEEFQKEFEAKLFLLSKSDSLNFKIEKDTQENTITLGDAIKVFIKIYTVSWSEGRLSNVQTVLKILKEFLNPDTKVKDITSQDLSDFIVKRKEKISVTTVRSDLQILRMFFNHLVEENILQKSPLNKKLIPKPVIKNIVTMNEVELERIFHFTKMKDRLFFKYLKLLSLTGARPGDILRLKYGDFDLKSGILKISVSKTQREIDFPIYEELKLFIRDEFKNIKNSSPETEIFKEYKSFTLGRKFLRLKRTLKLDEEFNLKTFRKTFATKLISSGVDGSIVAHLLGHTSVNTTSKYYIRKNTTSIKNILDEIK; this comes from the coding sequence ATGGCATCATTATATAAAATAAAAGGCCGTAAAACTTTTTACTTAAGCTACAGGCTAAATAATAAAAACAAAGTAATAAATACAAATATACCCCTAAACAAAAAGAATTTAGCGGAAGAATTTCAAAAAGAATTTGAAGCAAAATTATTTCTTTTAAGCAAAAGTGATTCTCTTAATTTTAAGATTGAAAAAGACACCCAAGAAAATACTATTACTTTAGGGGATGCAATTAAAGTATTTATCAAAATATATACAGTATCTTGGTCTGAAGGGCGACTTTCGAATGTTCAAACGGTGTTAAAAATATTAAAGGAATTTTTAAATCCTGACACCAAAGTGAAAGATATTACATCTCAAGATTTATCAGATTTTATAGTCAAAAGGAAAGAAAAAATAAGTGTTACTACAGTGCGATCAGATTTACAAATTCTTAGGATGTTTTTTAACCATCTCGTAGAAGAAAATATTCTTCAAAAGTCACCATTAAATAAAAAGTTAATTCCAAAACCTGTAATTAAAAATATTGTAACTATGAATGAAGTAGAACTAGAACGTATTTTTCATTTTACAAAAATGAAAGATAGGTTATTCTTCAAGTATTTAAAATTATTAAGTTTGACAGGTGCAAGGCCAGGAGATATTTTAAGATTAAAGTATGGTGATTTTGATTTGAAATCAGGGATATTAAAAATTAGTGTTTCAAAAACACAAAGAGAAATTGATTTTCCAATATATGAAGAGTTAAAATTATTTATTAGAGATGAATTTAAAAATATTAAAAACTCTTCTCCTGAAACAGAAATTTTTAAAGAATATAAATCTTTTACTTTAGGAAGGAAATTTTTAAGATTGAAAAGAACACTTAAACTTGATGAAGAGTTTAACTTGAAAACGTTCCGAAAAACATTTGCTACAAAATTAATTAGTAGTGGAGTAGATGGTTCAATTGTTGCTCATTTATTAGGTCATACATCCGTTAATACAACGAGTAAATATTATATTCGGAAGAATACAACTTCAATTAAAAATATTTTAGATGAAATAAAATAA
- a CDS encoding DUF2958 domain-containing protein — protein sequence MKLFTKEIEKKAQAQFPKGNGLESQVVVAKFFNPTGAGTWYLMNQDPEDTDYCWGLCHIFEWEMGSFSKSELENFKGRMGLSIERDLHFQEVSAKELWDSLIKV from the coding sequence ATGAAACTCTTTACTAAAGAAATAGAAAAAAAGGCTCAAGCTCAATTTCCAAAAGGTAACGGCCTTGAATCTCAAGTTGTTGTTGCTAAGTTTTTCAATCCAACAGGAGCCGGAACCTGGTATCTAATGAATCAAGATCCGGAAGACACTGATTACTGTTGGGGATTATGTCATATTTTTGAATGGGAAATGGGTAGCTTTTCTAAAAGTGAACTCGAAAATTTTAAAGGTAGAATGGGTCTAAGTATTGAGAGGGATTTACATTTTCAAGAAGTGAGTGCGAAGGAATTGTGGGATAGTTTAATTAAAGTTTAA
- a CDS encoding helix-turn-helix domain-containing protein: MKLLSVNEVRKILKIGYKAATKLITDGELHAIRINSRYKIPQISLDNYIKFISTYQINEIKKEVKEIDKHSIEAILDDLHKKFSKFN, translated from the coding sequence TTGAAATTACTTTCAGTAAATGAAGTAAGAAAAATTTTAAAAATTGGTTATAAAGCTGCTACAAAACTTATAACTGACGGGGAATTGCATGCCATCAGAATAAATTCCCGCTATAAAATTCCTCAAATCTCTTTGGATAATTATATAAAATTCATTTCTACATATCAAATTAATGAAATAAAAAAAGAAGTCAAGGAGATTGACAAACATTCAATTGAAGCTATTTTAGACGATCTTCATAAAAAATTTTCAAAATTTAATTAA
- a CDS encoding ATP-binding protein, producing MKAKVTISTKLLLSISSLYEPIRVLLEFVDNAIDAAETFFTPETKSYSKKIEISVSIDGDSYEYARIEIKDNCTGIRSLEKLFSSVGNSSKVGDNASNGEFGFGVMSHPFICSTMKINSKHSDNDYAEMVKVTSEILNSSSPEGAEVEITKIPGLNYTLSNPRSSGVWITLEDFHKETFKELKAKAIKSEIEKHFEDILRRENISITVIDFKKRKSDEGREIFECTPFDYESYEGITFERTLHTLEYIKSKRYSTVGTLDISATPVKIYLRIFTKNSLGRLPVFTIKGRRIKEVSEIKNFKSNSKIQVWSNNYIGGSIDVTRIVEPDISRTGFKQTLYSKALFHTLLKLEPEIKEAIASTVSSTSSSDFKKLENVLENALIDLTQKQKRKRKRKSIESEENNALSNQGRNEVKKNIKINVPIYNNSDGIELSCNSIENLNGNPNRDEFAYNIFGLKGSCKYESSTSKKYYSGQTKPDTVTIYEKSKLSKQDEAPDESTDLKTFKLDGLGIRIDKDSEPILDENGKALRSTLLNGKIVIFMQHPLFQERLISKEDGFARFTFELITYIAAEVITQYTLLRLNEKGSDINTKFVLQDYVESLHGYIQLLKKLEGKKLSELTS from the coding sequence GTGAAAGCTAAAGTTACTATTTCAACTAAACTTTTGCTATCAATATCCTCTCTTTATGAACCGATACGGGTTTTACTGGAATTTGTAGATAATGCAATCGATGCTGCTGAAACGTTTTTTACTCCTGAAACTAAATCGTATTCAAAAAAAATTGAGATTTCTGTCAGTATTGACGGAGATTCTTATGAATATGCAAGAATAGAAATTAAAGATAACTGTACAGGTATAAGAAGTTTGGAAAAACTTTTTAGCTCTGTCGGAAATTCTTCTAAAGTTGGTGATAATGCCTCAAATGGTGAGTTTGGTTTCGGAGTAATGTCACATCCATTTATTTGCAGCACTATGAAAATTAACAGCAAGCATTCTGATAATGATTATGCTGAAATGGTAAAAGTGACTTCAGAAATTTTAAACTCTTCAAGTCCTGAAGGGGCCGAAGTTGAAATTACTAAAATACCGGGGTTAAATTATACTTTATCAAACCCACGATCATCTGGGGTTTGGATTACACTGGAAGATTTTCACAAGGAAACATTCAAGGAGTTAAAAGCAAAAGCTATAAAAAGTGAAATCGAAAAACACTTTGAAGATATACTCAGAAGAGAAAATATTTCGATTACAGTAATTGATTTTAAAAAACGAAAGTCAGACGAAGGACGTGAAATATTTGAATGCACACCCTTTGATTACGAATCATACGAAGGGATAACATTCGAAAGAACGTTGCATACATTAGAGTACATCAAAAGCAAAAGATATTCAACTGTAGGCACTTTGGATATATCTGCAACGCCGGTAAAGATTTATTTGAGAATTTTCACTAAGAATTCTTTAGGTAGGTTACCAGTGTTCACTATAAAGGGGAGGCGGATAAAAGAAGTTTCAGAAATTAAAAATTTTAAATCGAATTCAAAAATTCAAGTATGGTCTAACAATTATATAGGGGGTAGCATTGATGTAACAAGAATCGTTGAACCGGATATTTCAAGAACGGGTTTTAAACAGACACTTTATTCAAAAGCCCTGTTTCATACTCTGCTAAAGTTAGAACCTGAAATAAAGGAAGCAATTGCTTCTACTGTTAGTTCTACATCGTCTTCAGACTTTAAGAAATTAGAAAACGTTCTCGAAAATGCGTTAATCGACTTAACTCAGAAACAAAAAAGAAAACGAAAAAGAAAATCTATAGAATCTGAAGAAAATAATGCCTTATCGAATCAAGGACGAAATGAAGTTAAAAAGAATATAAAAATAAATGTTCCAATATATAATAATTCAGATGGTATTGAACTTAGTTGTAATAGCATTGAAAACTTAAATGGTAATCCAAACAGGGATGAATTTGCTTATAATATATTTGGTTTAAAAGGCTCGTGCAAATATGAGAGCTCTACATCTAAAAAATATTACTCCGGTCAAACAAAACCTGATACTGTCACCATTTATGAAAAGTCCAAACTTTCTAAACAAGATGAAGCGCCTGATGAAAGCACTGACTTGAAGACATTCAAGCTCGATGGCTTAGGAATCAGGATAGATAAAGATTCTGAGCCTATTCTGGATGAAAATGGCAAAGCTTTAAGGTCAACTCTACTGAATGGGAAGATTGTAATTTTTATGCAGCATCCATTATTTCAAGAAAGATTAATCAGTAAAGAAGATGGATTTGCAAGGTTCACTTTTGAGTTAATTACCTACATTGCTGCTGAAGTAATTACACAATACACACTACTTCGATTAAATGAAAAAGGTAGTGATATAAATACAAAATTTGTTTTGCAAGATTATGTTGAATCTTTGCATGGCTACATTCAGTTGTTAAAAAAGCTAGAAGGGAAAAAGTTGTCTGAGTTAACTTCTTGA
- a CDS encoding site-specific integrase translates to MGFTESGIKRLVERIKEASGIKFHVHKLRHTFATLMLEGGCDIFSLSKMMGHSDIKTTTIYLAACVHHLREQILKHPLN, encoded by the coding sequence ATGGGATTTACAGAGAGTGGTATAAAAAGACTAGTAGAAAGAATTAAAGAAGCTTCGGGGATAAAATTTCATGTTCATAAGTTACGACATACATTTGCAACGCTCATGCTGGAAGGAGGTTGCGATATTTTCTCTTTGTCAAAGATGATGGGGCATAGTGATATAAAAACTACTACAATTTATTTGGCGGCATGCGTACATCATTTGAGGGAACAAATTTTAAAACACCCTTTGAATTAA
- a CDS encoding ImmA/IrrE family metallo-endopeptidase, which translates to MLNKLEISQIFRDAYKIRHSLNIKQSVPINIYDVVNKYDDKINIIFVEANSFEGLYCKNPGPNIILNINRPTGRKNFNCAHEFAHHFYGHQTTLDLIINNYASVKEERITNLFAGFLLLPKMLIDRAINLREWKPKDLTPIQIYILSRYFGVGYSTLVKHLSYTLKIITNIHCESLLKSRPIKLREELFEAPCNTNLYIIDSFWENELIDIEINDYLSTEKEILVEGTSILKIKENNNSNFYIANQLGISKLINPVTKWSSFVRVSRNKYIGDYQYKFLEDSNA; encoded by the coding sequence ATGCTTAACAAACTAGAAATATCACAGATATTCAGAGATGCTTATAAAATAAGACACTCATTAAATATAAAGCAATCTGTCCCAATAAATATTTATGATGTTGTAAACAAATATGATGATAAAATAAATATTATATTTGTTGAGGCAAATAGCTTCGAAGGTCTTTATTGCAAAAATCCAGGTCCTAATATTATTTTAAACATTAATAGACCAACAGGTCGAAAGAACTTTAATTGTGCTCACGAATTTGCTCACCATTTTTATGGACACCAAACAACTTTAGATCTTATAATTAATAATTACGCCTCAGTAAAAGAAGAGAGGATTACCAATTTATTTGCGGGTTTTTTACTTCTCCCTAAAATGCTAATTGATAGAGCAATTAATCTTAGAGAATGGAAGCCTAAAGATCTTACACCTATTCAAATTTATATACTTTCTAGATATTTTGGAGTAGGTTATTCTACATTAGTTAAACATTTATCATATACTCTTAAAATTATTACTAATATACATTGTGAGAGTTTATTAAAAAGTCGCCCAATTAAATTAAGAGAGGAATTATTTGAAGCACCCTGCAATACAAACCTATACATAATAGATTCGTTTTGGGAAAACGAATTAATTGATATAGAAATTAATGATTATCTCTCAACGGAAAAAGAAATCCTAGTTGAAGGTACTTCAATTTTAAAAATTAAAGAAAACAATAATTCTAATTTTTACATTGCAAATCAACTTGGTATTTCCAAATTAATTAACCCTGTAACAAAATGGTCATCATTTGTAAGGGTCTCACGCAACAAATATATAGGAGATTACCAATATAAATTTTTGGAGGACAGTAATGCATAA
- a CDS encoding helix-turn-helix transcriptional regulator — MKANQMEEKKQEIASRLSLARKQIGLSQSQVAKMLNMSRPTISEIEAGRRSVTAEELVEFSNIYKVEIKWLSCIDDTANTLVDKLSLQFRELEKLKKEDFDKVISILQSLKSNN, encoded by the coding sequence ATGAAAGCAAATCAAATGGAAGAAAAAAAGCAAGAAATAGCCTCTCGGCTAAGTCTAGCTAGAAAGCAAATTGGGCTTTCTCAAAGTCAAGTAGCCAAAATGCTCAATATGTCCAGACCAACTATTTCAGAAATTGAAGCAGGTAGAAGAAGTGTAACAGCAGAAGAGTTAGTTGAGTTTTCCAATATCTACAAAGTCGAAATTAAGTGGTTGAGTTGTATAGATGATACTGCGAATACTTTAGTGGATAAATTAAGTTTACAGTTTCGTGAATTAGAGAAGCTAAAAAAGGAAGATTTTGATAAGGTTATTAGTATATTACAATCGTTAAAATCAAATAATTAA
- a CDS encoding deoxycytidine triphosphate deaminase, translating into MSFLNSDEIEKNLDNLFTKDFDKNLIECGCYELRLGNDYYISSDGKGSKKISDQNPQIIIPSGQFALLTTKETLGLTSDFFGLISIKAGIKFKGLVNISGFHVDPGFKGILKFSVYNAGARDIVLDKDQRVFPIWFGKFTTPETKPYNNSHNNFDQNKITSKDIMDVSGKIPSPASLSKKLKNYTNIALGAVSLLTLLSGIVVTLCIVFWNTTLNNLNILRNDVKEEKQMLLEIKDSVKAERQKFKIHFDSLKNNSK; encoded by the coding sequence ATGAGCTTTCTAAATAGTGATGAGATAGAAAAAAACTTAGATAATTTATTTACAAAAGATTTTGATAAGAATTTGATCGAGTGCGGATGTTATGAATTGAGGTTAGGGAATGATTATTATATATCTTCAGATGGAAAAGGATCAAAAAAAATATCTGACCAAAATCCACAAATTATTATACCTTCAGGACAGTTTGCATTATTAACCACAAAAGAAACACTAGGATTAACGTCAGATTTTTTTGGGTTAATTTCAATTAAGGCCGGCATAAAATTTAAAGGGCTTGTAAATATTTCCGGTTTTCATGTAGACCCTGGCTTTAAAGGTATTTTAAAATTTTCTGTTTACAATGCAGGAGCAAGAGATATAGTACTAGATAAAGATCAGAGAGTCTTCCCAATTTGGTTTGGTAAATTTACTACACCGGAAACGAAGCCGTACAATAATAGCCATAATAACTTCGATCAAAACAAAATTACTTCTAAGGATATTATGGATGTTTCTGGAAAAATTCCTTCTCCCGCGTCATTATCAAAAAAATTAAAAAATTATACTAATATAGCACTGGGTGCAGTTTCATTGCTTACATTATTATCGGGCATAGTTGTTACTCTTTGCATTGTATTTTGGAATACAACCTTAAATAATTTAAATATTCTGAGAAACGATGTAAAAGAAGAAAAACAAATGTTATTAGAAATAAAAGACAGTGTAAAAGCAGAACGCCAAAAGTTTAAAATTCATTTTGATAGTTTAAAAAATAATTCTAAATGA
- a CDS encoding tyrosine-type recombinase/integrase yields the protein MEVFDNYPCDNKFLLYRYYAIFSTFIMSGLRKQELLDLKYADVDIENLSIFIRQRKGSKDRVIPINYLLAEAL from the coding sequence ATGGAAGTGTTTGACAATTATCCTTGCGATAACAAGTTTTTGCTTTACAGGTACTATGCTATATTTTCAACTTTCATCATGAGTGGTTTAAGAAAACAAGAGCTATTAGATTTGAAGTATGCTGATGTTGATATAGAAAATCTTTCAATATTTATAAGGCAAAGGAAAGGAAGTAAGGATAGAGTGATTCCGATTAATTATCTGCTAGCTGAAGCATTATAA